In Acropora muricata isolate sample 2 chromosome 11, ASM3666990v1, whole genome shotgun sequence, one DNA window encodes the following:
- the LOC136889304 gene encoding uncharacterized protein, with protein MLEARGGVLFIDKAYQLIPSAGWRDFGHETIEELMAVMEDGDPIMIFAGYADKMEKFLNVNPGLRSRIYRDFVFPDYSTEELDKIFHPKAKRKGFKVDANLSELLSQHTTPAQRKSMNARLVRILLQEAIDEASNRLPLNAPLSQLMELKESDSVSLHSSPFTSTK; from the coding sequence atgctcGAAGCTCGTGGTGGTGTGTTGTTCATCGACAAAGCCTATCAGCTTATCCCATCCGCAGGCTGGAGAGATTTTGGCCACGAGACAATAGAAGAGTTGATGGCGGTGATGGAGGATGGCGACCCAATCATGATCTTCGCTGGGTACGCAGACAAGATGGAGAAGTTCCTCAATGTGAATCCGGGACTGAGGTCACGGATTTATCGAGATTTTGTCTTCCCTGATTATTCTACAGAAGAACTTGACAAGATTTTCCACCCAAAGGCAAAACGAAAGGGCTTCAAAGTGGATGCTAATTTGTCAGAACTTCTGTCTCAGCATACGACGCCAGCCCAAAGAAAAAGCATGAATGCGCGCTTGGTGAGAATTTTACTGCAGGAAGCAATTGACGAGGCAAGCAACAGGTTACCTCTTAATGCCCCACTATCACAGCTGATGGAGTTGAAGGAAAGTGACAGTGTCAGCCTGCACTCGTCTCCCTTCACATCTACAAAGTGA
- the LOC136889305 gene encoding piggyBac transposable element-derived protein 4-like: MGIHRLPQLDMFWDSDEFIGVEGFKKTILKQRFKTLGKYLHLVDPGDEDANDVLCKVRSLVTLLEDKFADAYIPGKNISVDEGLVKFNGRLSFKQYMPMKPDKFGIKVWMLADADNYYVPRFQIYLGKNQTNNELFQLKGLGYYVVWTLGEPYLDDHRHFFFDNFFTSTDLMRDLKSRDTYACVTVRINRRDFPADLKREKLVPGKIRTQQCRNLAATMWKDKRVVSLIHKHSSRSRNSC; the protein is encoded by the coding sequence ATGGGAATTCATCGCCTTCCCCAACTGGATATGTTTTGGGACTCTGATGAGTTTATTGGCGTGGAAGGCTTCAAAAAAACCATCCTGAAGCAGCGCTTCAAAACTCTcggaaaatatttacatttgGTTGACCCGGGTGATGAAGACGCGAATGATGTCCTCTGCAAAGTTCGATCACTTGTTACCCTCTTAGAAGATAAGTTCGCCGATGCTTACATTCCTGGAAAGAATATTAGCGTTGACGAGGGTCTTGTAAAGTTTAACGGGAGGCTCTCGTTCAAGCAATACATGCCCATGAAGCCAGATAAGTTTGGCATAAAAGTTTGGATGCTTGCCGACGCTGATAACTACTATGTTCCGCGGTTTCAAATCTACTTGGGTAAAAATCAGACGAACAATGAATTGTTTCAGCTAAAAGGTTTGGGTTATTATGTTGTTTGGACACTCGGTGAACCATATTTAGATGATCACcgtcattttttctttgataacTTTTTTACTTCGACTGATCTGATGCGAGATTTGAAGTCAAGGGACACGTACGCTTGCGTCACTGTACGCATCAACAGAAGAGACTTCCCCGCTGATTTGAAACGAGAGAAACTTGTTCCTGGCAAGATACGCACTCAACAGTGCAGAAATTTAGCAGCGACTATGTGGAAGGATAAACGTGTGGTGTCTCTTATCCACAAACACTCCTCCAGAAGCCGAAATTCATGCTGA